The genomic region cagctgttgggcaacaatgtacatttgaggctttttaagcaagaatgtagttgtttagattacaactatgcagtttatttaaaaggatattgcctattttaaatattcataatttccgAGATTTAGCATGTTCgcctgccatactgagcagagcaaagatggttgacgttccgccacaatatggcgacagagactgcataataagcccttagatgAGAAAAACAGCATAAATTTCAAACCACAGCTTTTCAAATTTGACTGAACAATAACACGAcaataaaactggtaagtgacattttaagtcaatctctctcttttgtattttgtggtGCTGTAGTGTTTTCTTTGCTCTGGCTTTtatggggttaattattgtgatattccaATTGCAGAAATTGGGaagtctctgtagactgatggcatttcatgcgttcagctttataatcttgaaatgtcagcaaaatcacctgttttggcatcactttagacattaccctagagaatcattcaaacactagctctaaagtgacgtgtcAAGcaacaatggtttctgctgttctgatgctgCAGATCTAattgaatggcagaagaaagtagttcctcatacaaaacgATTtatgagactctccgtgtttaattttcttttttctatataCGATATTTTTGTATTATACGATAATATCACACACGTAGTAGTGCAATATAGCTGTATAtcgacactaaggcactcagcctgtgcCAACACATGCCTCCCacaagtgccgatatacagccgtATCGcattgctactcatgtgatattgttcataaattttatatatatatatatatatatatatatatatatatatatatatatatatatatatatatatatatatatataatactaataataaagtaTACCTCTTTTAACCATTTGTCTTGTACAAATTTATTCAAGACTAGCTCTGcttcttttttctttaatttctttGAGATCAGCCTGTCGGCAGAATTTAGAATTGCTGTGGATGAGGCAGAACCGGAATCAGACTCCACAATCAGATCCATCTGAATAAAGACAAAACAGGAGATGATAAGAAACCATTTATAGATGGCcaacgtttttttctttttatttagttattttttttttatttctatataaatgtattttaaaatgtcatttatttctgtgatggcaTTTCAAGATTTCATTATTCTAGTATCACATGATCATTCATAAACGGTTCTAAGATCAGACTCAAATTTCCACACTTTTCTGCAGATTGTTCAGACAAgatacaatatacaataataaaataggTTAGTAATTAGTAATTCTACATACAAAATGCCTTTTGTGAACTGTGAATAATAAAATCCATAATCAGCAGTTAAAAAATGAACCGTTCTTAAAATACTAATTATGATAATACTGAACAGCAAATCAGTATTAGAATAATTTGTGATGGATCTTGTGACTCTAAAGGCTGAAgtaataatgccaaaaaataacttttttctgcatcacaaaaataaatacaattttaaaatgtattcagtatgcaataatatttgtatattaagacataaaataagatttgAAAAATATTATAAGTATTTACTATTTTTCTGAACAACTCCAGCTCGTTCTCCGCATAATCAGCAGCCATTCGTGTAATGTCGGTTTCTGCCATATTTACCTGAACAACAgattaaaataatttcatttctattaaaataacttcattactattatatattagtagtatacaaaaacaaaaaataatatctaACACATTTATTGAGTAGACAGCATAAAAAACTCTCCTTAAACATGAACGTATTTTAGAttcaacaaaccaaaacaaaatgttCCTGGCCATCCTCCTCCGACATCCCTTTACGGATATGCATAAAGAGGGGCTGAAGGTGAGTGTTGACAACATTGATGAAATCATCAATTTTTTCTTGCCCtagaataaaacaaagaaacagaaTTCAAAGAAAGCACTTGTATCTATACACAGTAGCTGATATTCAGTTAGCAGCTATGGGGCAcagaaacaacataaaaataattttgctCTTAAATAtcagttaataaaatataaagaattcCAGTGGATATATTGTGATGTATGCGAGACAAATTAGCTTTGCAAATTAGTATCATTCGTCTGCTTTTGGCATCTGATATAGAGCTTTTGTATGCAGAAACTGACAGACAATGCTCAAGAGGGTTACAACTCGGACACATTAAGCCAGAGTTTCTCAAGTTGATGGGTGCATTTATACAGGTATGTGCCAAAAAAATTTGAATATCGAGGGaaagtccatttatttcaattatttgtttcaaaaagtgaaacttgtgttatattagtttactacacacaaagtgaaatatttcaagccttccatttcttttcattttaataattatggataattattaatataatataataattaaagattaaagaaaaactcaaatcCAGTATTTTACAAAATTAGAATATCATGACGAAGTTCAACATTGTCGGCTCCCTGTGTCTCAATCTAGTCCACTAATTAATGCAAAGCCTTGAAATTGTCTCAGCCTGGCTTAGTAGGCTTCAGAATCATGGGGAAGACTGCTGATTTCGTTGGAACCCACCATAAGGAGGAAAAGTCTCAAAAAGCAATCGCAAAAGAAGCTGGATGCTCACAGAGTGCAGTATCTAAGTATATTAATTGTGTTAAAAAGAAGGGAAAATGTGGCTGGAAAAAGTGCACAAGTATGACCACAGCCTTGAGAGGATTGTCAAGCAAGGGTGACAGAGCTGGTGCCAGAGCATCAAGAACCACCACATACAGACATCTGCATGACACAGGCTACATCTGTAGAATTCCATGTGTCAAGCCACTACTGAACCAAAAACCATGTTAGAAGTGTCTGTGCAGGGCTAAAGAGAAAAAGTACTGGTCTGTTTCACTGTGGTCCCAAGTCTTCTTTTCAGATGAAagcaaaatttgtatttaatctgGAAATCTGAAGGAAGAACGGAGTCTGAAGGAAGAACGGAGGGAAACAAAAGTCAAGGTGCTTAAAGTCCAGTGCGAAGTTTCCTCAGTCAGTGTTGGTTTGGAGAGCCATATCATATGCTGGTGTGGGTCCATTGTCTTTTGTCATGTCTAAAGTCAACGAAGCTCTATACCAGGACATTTTAGAGCACTTCTTGCTTTCAAGCTTTTTGGAGAtgattttattttccagcaggacttggGACCTGCACACAGTGCCAAAGCTACCAGTACCCGGTTTAAGGACCATGGCATCCCTGTTCTTAATTGGCAAACTAGAAACTGACTGAAAACACCTGACTTAAACCCCATTGAAAATCTATGGGCTATTAACAAGAGGAAGATAAGGGAACAGAGACCCCGAAATGCAGACGAGTTCAAGGCCTCCATGCCATTACATGATGCTGTAATTTGTGCAAAGGAGGCCCACCAAGGACATAATACAGTACGTTAACACACTTTTCAGTAGGCCAACAGGTGTTTAAGATCCTTTTTTATTGGTCATATGAAATATTCAaattttgtgaaatactggatttaaggtttttttcatctttaatacATAATCATTCAAATTGAAAGATATAAAgacttgaaatatttcactttgtgtgtagtgaactaaaataacaaacaagtttcgctttttgaaacaaattattaaaataaatggacTTTCCCTTGATATTCAAATTTTTTGGCACATACCTGTAATGTATTTATTCAGTGAGTTATATTATGTCACACTTTACGTTTCTTTAGTAGGATTCTGCAGGTAATGCCGTAGTGTAAATCCAAGAATGAACATTGTGAAGTGAAATATGCAGATCAGTGGGGCCCAAGGGATTGAGAAATACTGTATAAAAGCgacagttctcccaaaaatgaaaatcctatcATCACTTTATCACTTTTCACTTCTTCCAACCAGTTTgggttctgtttaacacaaaagaagataagaatagtggaaacctgtaactattgactttcatagcatttgttttttctagaatggaagtcaataattacaggtttccaacattctataAAAAATATCTACTGTTATGTgcaactgaacaaaaaaaaacaaaaaaaaaaacctcaaactggtttggaatgaAAACaggattttaatttttgggtgaactctatCCCTATCGGCGTGAGTGTTTTCTTCATACCTCCATGGAGCTCGCAGCACTTCTTGTGGAGCATTCCAGCCTGAGCTGCACTGACGATGCCGTTGGTCATCATGTTCTGCAGGAACAGCCTGTGTCCGTCACCCATCTGTCTAGACATGACTGCTAAATGTCCTCTTCAGCTGGAAAACACATGTGCAAATAAGCTAAATTTCCCAAACTCAAGCAAACATGAGCAAGAATCGACTTGAAACAAGTAAACCTGCATGATGCATCAACATAAAACCTttggcttttattgacatttgagtagtttgaaataatataatgtataaaaaataatagagagaaataaatctgtaaaataacagtaagcatactggcagcttattacaaggtttttgcagcaaaatatacaacaccaagccagacaatatatcactttaaactattaaaaaagttCATAAGAGTCACTTTTTACACCTTTTTAAGGTTAAAGGTGAACGGAAGAAGGaccaaggtctcataatgcaactcaaaagcataaataataaataaaaacatgaatcacaaaatatgaaaaaccgTACTATGGTAAAGCACTTTATATTATTTAGcagaattaatctgctgtggtaacACAAAACCATTggtaacttaatataaacaaatgaccaaatACACTTGTTTTCTACAACTATGTGGCATTTTATTTAccactacaatacaccacagtttactgtagtaaaaactcaagtatactaacgttacagtatttataatttatatgttGCCTTCGTTAACaaagacttttatttaaatactatcatatacagtataatactctTCACTATAGTTcggtttaaaaacactgtagtgttttctaaaaaagatttttaaaatactataacGTTACATGTACTATATTTTTATGTGGTAACGTTGGTAACTCAATGCAAAATTCCACTTAAAATAAAACGACTGAACACTCAAAGAGAGACGTAAATGGTTTTAGTGAAGCGACGTTTGTTCCTCGTAAACAAACCTGTTTTCAATTGTACGGACGAGCTGTCAGTTCGTGTAATATTCGCGGGTTCCCACTAGAAACAACACTTCCTGCCACGTGGTTTgcgttcttcttcttctttgcgTCCTCAATGGCAGATGCCGTCCTTTTTGTTGGATTACTGCCCCTTctgtactatttaaaaaaataatattttttttaattttccctTAAAATTCCAGGAAGCATTTCCTTCCTTTTTGTTTTTCGGCACATGCTACTTATGATATTTACTCATCTGTTGGGTCATCATTTCTTGTCTTTCTGAACATTTCCTGAAAGACACCCGCCTATATGTACAGTAATAGATAAATGTATATAGTTCATgtagtttcatttttgtttttgtttgttttttacttatttgtaagtgattaatataatataaatattaatagaattaaataaacaatttttggACCATCTAACATACCCTTATGGACccccgtttaaaaaaaaatattatgataacTGACTTAGAGAATTACCTGAAACACAGCAGGCAACACTTCAGTTTGATGATGGAATacataatattattaaacatagTATCACCACTCACAGagtacaaattattattttattggacAGCAGCGCATCACCCAAGAATGAaaaatgctgttaatttactcaaacACCATTCTTTAGAATATTACAGAAGAATTTTTTAGCTGAAGCACTGATTCTTTGTGATTGAgcctaaaattaataaataaataaataaataaataaataaataaataaataaataaataaataaataaataaataaagataaaactaAATTCTGATTAATGTATAATGTGGATATTAATTTTGGTTTGCACATATATAATTAACCGATAAAAgagcaacacacactcacaaataacatttgctgtttgttaaaaacttttaatatttaaaatgagctgaaacaacacaaatcttgaggttttttttttttttttttggaacaacttaattgttttatgttcaatacacttccatttttttaaactaataagctaacttaattccttcatgttgtcccaacaaaaacgcaactttttttacagtgcatgatcaTCAACATGGAACACACATCACAAGAATTTATTTGTCTTTAATAATGTCATTTTGGGGCACCACGgggacgcagtgggtagcactgtcacctcacagcaaaaaggttgctggttcaagcctcagctgggtcagttggcatttctgtgtggagtatgcatgttttccccatgttcgcgttggtttcctccgggtgctccggtttcccccacagtccaaagacatgagctaattgaataagctaaattggccatagtgtatgtgtgtaaatgcaagagtgtatgggtgtttcccagtgatcgatgggttacagctggaagggcatccactgcgtaaaacatatgctggataagttggtggttcattccgctgtggcgacccctgattattaaagtaactaaggcgaaaagaaaattaatgaataatgtcattttaaaaaatgggaTTATATAAGGCATTCCTTAAAATTTAAGGCTAACCTAAGTTGAATAATTAATAGatcaacaaaatgaataaatctatACCAATTTCCATCCACTAGACGTCACCGATGAGCCTCCATACAGCATTGCCATATGACTTCAGTAACACGCATATGGATCCTTTAAATAGGCTATTTAacgtaattaatacatttaaactcTTTAAACCTCTGGGTGTCCGTCTTCCTGATTTGGTTAACTAAATGCTCCGacataaacaaaatattacaaaaatgtacgaaAAATAAATCTACATTAATTTATCAAATTAATATAGTTGAACTACAAAAATAACTGAATCTAgcacacaaataaatgaataaaaactacgataaaattaatttaaaaaatattaaaatgataaaaagacAAATTCAACATTAAAATTATTCCAAATACAGAAAACATACAGATAAAAACAACTACATTAGCATCTCATTTGTACTGCTGAAAAGAGCGTTGAAGACAATGGAAACTATAACCTAATTTCATATGTAGCTATGAAAGAAGTGAAACAGGTAAttgcaaaaccaaaaaaaaaaagttctcttAAATGTAGTCTAGTCGTTTCACACTTCCATTTTTTGGGAGCCCTGTGTGCTTTCGGATGGTTTCCTTTTGCGCTTGACTAACTCACAAACAACAGGCTGTAACGCAGACTACATGACGGCTTTCCGTGGAATTCTGCTTTCCCTTTTTTTCTGAGTGTGTGAAAGAGCAGGTTAGAGATCAGTGTGAGCGTgagatcactgtgtgtgtgtgagagagaacagcgcgggcgcgagcAGGTCTGGAGTCAGTGGAACAGATGGTCGTCCGCGTCTCTTCCAGGAAAGTTTGATACGCCCTTTTTGATGAAGTTCAATGTTTCGTTTGCGAATAGGGAAGCAACCAGCAGACTGAAATTTCCACAGTTTGAACTGCTCGTCTGGACTTTTTGTGTGGCATTTTCGTGACGAAAACAATTTAGTTGATCTACAGAGAAGCAAAGTTTCTTATGTTTTACTTAGCGAACGA from Danio aesculapii chromosome 3, fDanAes4.1, whole genome shotgun sequence harbors:
- the nsmce1 gene encoding non-structural maintenance of chromosomes element 1 homolog, with translation MSRQMGDGHRLFLQNMMTNGIVSAAQAGMLHKKCCELHGGQEKIDDFINVVNTHLQPLFMHIRKGMSEEDGQEHFVLVNMAETDITRMAADYAENELELFRKIMDLIVESDSGSASSTAILNSADRLISKKLKKKEAELVLNKFVQDKWLKEQDGEYTLSVRCIVEMEPYMRTIYQDMIKVCYVCHNIALQCQVCENPSCEIKVHLPCVARYFRARSDPHCPACNDFWPHEIPEMQAPQSQSSQNLPSSSKENTAPTHTRRSRRV